A window of the Gemmatirosa kalamazoonensis genome harbors these coding sequences:
- a CDS encoding TonB-dependent receptor, giving the protein MILLRLALLLLAIASPAIVAAQTDVIRGRVTSADGTALANVRVTATSIPGSVTRETRTNARGQFQIAFPGGQGDYIMGFALVGYNFRQFEIKRTADQDVLVADARLSVVQMDTVTVTEHVQQRVGRNSRTPDVGGTEKPVNAADVPPEVQGDLAAMAASLPGVLLVPGLDGAADGFSVLGLGADQNATTLNGSPFSGANLPRDAAISATLTTSPYDVSRGGFSGGQLAIRTGSGSNYRTRGMSLVVNAPQLMWTDRASSAVGNEFTNLSLGGVASGPIVRNKAFYNVSYQLGRRSSDNASLLSAGALGLQTAGVAPDSAARFLDILAAGGVPTAGGVRANRVSDNGSLFGQLDFSPPNSTTGSAYKLSGNASWGRQSPVGGGVTQLPNASGERTNWSGGVQLGHTRYLGLLLSESNASMNVSRNYGSPFLVLPSGRVRVNSVLPDASAVQSLVFGGNQGLSAESRAANASFQNTLSWFDDANKHRLKLGTELTYAHNAQEQSSNLLGSFTFNSLADLEAGRPASFTRQLTARLRSTGQMTGSVSLGDTYRRTADLQIQYGVRLDASRFSASPAYNAEVQQTFDRRNDHVPTPLSVSPRVGFSWTVGKAREIESFAGAVRGPRAVIQGGLGLFTNGTNAGVLGSALDNTGLPSGVQQLTCVGDAAPVPDWADWAAHPADIPDRCADGSTATVFANAAPNVVLVSPDWRPAQTMRSNLSWNGSVLDARFRLRVDGSYSLNLRQQQSVDLNFRPDVRFTLADEGDRPVFVQPTSIVQETGAIASRDARVSQSFSRVTEIRSNLRSRTAQLSATVSPITRGPSTLGWSLSYTYTNVRDQISGFSSTAGNPLVATWGPSGQGAHGVTYSLRYNLLNYAQISWTGQFRSGFRYTPMIAGDVNGDGYGNDRAFVVDPASPLAAADPALAAGMRDLLANTSGDARDCLLRQAGHIAARNSCRGPWSSSASLGVTLDRARFRMPQRASVQFSLSNPLGAADLALHGSGHLRGWGQTASPDASLLYVRGFDPVARRYKYEVNQRFGATRPQFLTLRSPVSLTVTMKVDLGPTRERQSLLQNLNYGRVERGTRLSDASFRDMGRGSLPNPMSQVLRQQDSLALTSVQADSIASMNRRYTYRTDSLWTPVARWLAALPEHYRSDEAYDRYLAARRAQMDLLSQSMRLLRDLLTPEQRRKLPQSVTNYLDPRYLRFIRDGNGMYLNAGSSGYFEFSR; this is encoded by the coding sequence GTGATCCTCCTGCGGCTCGCCCTCCTGCTGCTCGCGATCGCCTCTCCCGCGATCGTCGCCGCGCAGACGGACGTCATCCGCGGCCGGGTGACGAGCGCCGACGGCACCGCGCTCGCGAACGTGCGCGTGACCGCGACGTCGATCCCCGGGAGCGTCACGCGCGAGACCCGCACGAACGCGCGCGGCCAGTTCCAGATCGCGTTCCCCGGCGGGCAGGGCGACTACATCATGGGCTTCGCGCTGGTGGGCTACAACTTCCGCCAGTTCGAGATCAAGCGCACCGCGGACCAGGACGTGCTCGTCGCCGACGCGCGGCTGTCGGTGGTGCAGATGGACACCGTGACGGTCACGGAGCACGTGCAGCAGCGCGTCGGCCGCAACAGCCGCACGCCCGACGTCGGCGGCACGGAGAAGCCGGTGAACGCGGCCGACGTGCCGCCGGAGGTTCAGGGCGACCTCGCGGCGATGGCGGCGTCGCTCCCCGGCGTGCTGCTCGTGCCGGGACTCGACGGCGCGGCGGACGGCTTCTCGGTGTTGGGCCTCGGCGCCGATCAGAACGCGACGACGCTGAACGGCTCGCCGTTCTCGGGGGCGAACCTGCCGCGCGACGCGGCGATCTCCGCCACGCTCACGACGTCGCCGTACGACGTGTCGCGCGGAGGGTTCAGCGGCGGGCAGCTCGCCATCCGCACCGGGTCGGGGTCGAACTATCGCACGCGCGGCATGAGCCTCGTGGTGAACGCGCCGCAGCTCATGTGGACCGACCGCGCCTCGTCGGCCGTCGGCAACGAGTTCACGAACCTGTCGCTCGGCGGCGTCGCGTCGGGGCCGATCGTGCGCAACAAGGCGTTCTACAACGTCTCCTACCAGCTCGGGCGGCGGTCGAGCGACAACGCGTCGCTGCTCAGCGCGGGCGCGCTGGGGCTGCAGACGGCGGGCGTGGCCCCGGACTCGGCGGCGCGCTTCCTCGACATCCTCGCGGCGGGCGGTGTGCCGACGGCGGGGGGCGTACGCGCGAATCGCGTGAGCGACAACGGCTCGCTGTTCGGCCAGCTCGACTTCAGCCCCCCCAACTCGACGACGGGGAGCGCGTACAAGCTCTCGGGCAACGCGAGCTGGGGACGGCAGAGCCCCGTGGGCGGCGGCGTGACGCAGCTGCCCAACGCGAGCGGTGAGCGCACGAACTGGAGCGGCGGCGTGCAGCTCGGCCACACGCGCTACCTCGGGCTGCTGCTCAGCGAGAGCAACGCGAGCATGAACGTGTCGCGCAACTACGGGTCGCCGTTTCTCGTGCTGCCGTCGGGACGCGTGCGCGTGAACTCGGTGCTGCCGGACGCGAGCGCGGTGCAGAGCCTCGTGTTCGGCGGCAACCAGGGGCTCAGCGCGGAGTCGCGCGCCGCGAACGCGTCGTTCCAGAACACGCTCTCGTGGTTCGACGACGCGAACAAGCACCGGCTGAAGCTCGGCACGGAGCTGACCTATGCGCACAACGCGCAGGAGCAGTCGTCCAACCTCCTCGGCTCGTTCACGTTCAACTCGCTCGCCGACCTCGAGGCGGGGCGGCCGGCGTCGTTCACGCGACAGCTCACGGCGCGGCTCCGCTCCACCGGACAGATGACCGGCTCGGTATCGTTAGGCGACACGTACCGACGCACGGCCGATCTGCAGATCCAGTACGGCGTGCGACTCGACGCGAGCCGCTTCAGCGCCTCGCCGGCGTACAACGCGGAGGTGCAGCAGACGTTCGACCGCCGCAACGACCACGTGCCGACGCCGCTGTCGGTGAGCCCGCGCGTCGGCTTCTCGTGGACGGTGGGGAAGGCGCGGGAGATCGAGAGCTTCGCCGGGGCGGTGCGCGGGCCGCGCGCGGTGATCCAGGGCGGGCTCGGCCTGTTCACGAACGGCACGAACGCGGGCGTGCTCGGGAGCGCGCTCGACAACACCGGGCTGCCGAGCGGCGTGCAGCAGCTCACGTGCGTGGGCGACGCCGCGCCGGTGCCTGACTGGGCCGACTGGGCCGCACATCCTGCCGACATCCCCGATCGGTGCGCCGACGGATCCACGGCGACGGTGTTCGCGAACGCGGCGCCGAACGTGGTGCTCGTGTCGCCCGACTGGCGGCCGGCGCAGACGATGCGCTCCAACCTGTCGTGGAACGGCAGCGTCCTCGATGCGCGGTTCCGGCTGCGCGTGGACGGCTCGTACTCGCTGAACCTGCGGCAGCAGCAGTCGGTGGATCTCAACTTCCGCCCCGACGTGCGCTTCACGCTCGCCGACGAGGGCGACCGGCCGGTGTTCGTGCAGCCGACGAGCATCGTGCAGGAGACGGGCGCCATCGCGTCGCGCGACGCGCGCGTGTCGCAGAGCTTCTCGCGGGTCACCGAGATCCGCTCGAACCTCCGCTCGCGCACGGCGCAGCTCTCCGCCACGGTGTCGCCGATCACGCGCGGGCCGTCGACGCTCGGGTGGAGCCTCTCGTACACGTACACGAACGTGCGCGATCAGATCTCGGGGTTCAGCAGCACGGCGGGGAACCCACTCGTCGCGACGTGGGGGCCGTCGGGGCAGGGGGCGCACGGCGTGACCTACTCGCTGCGCTACAACCTGCTGAACTACGCGCAGATCAGCTGGACGGGGCAGTTCCGCTCGGGCTTCCGCTACACGCCGATGATCGCCGGCGACGTGAACGGCGACGGCTACGGCAACGACCGCGCATTCGTCGTGGATCCCGCGTCGCCGCTCGCGGCGGCGGACCCCGCGCTCGCGGCGGGGATGCGCGACCTGCTCGCGAACACGTCGGGCGACGCGCGCGACTGCCTGCTGCGGCAGGCCGGGCACATCGCGGCGCGCAACAGCTGCCGCGGCCCGTGGAGCTCCAGCGCGTCGCTCGGCGTCACGCTCGACCGCGCGCGGTTCCGCATGCCGCAACGCGCGTCGGTGCAGTTCTCGCTCAGCAATCCGTTAGGCGCAGCCGACCTCGCGCTGCACGGCTCGGGGCACCTGAGGGGTTGGGGGCAGACGGCGTCGCCCGACGCGTCGCTCCTCTACGTGCGCGGCTTCGATCCGGTGGCCAGGCGCTACAAGTACGAGGTGAACCAGCGGTTCGGCGCGACGCGGCCGCAGTTCCTCACGCTGCGCTCGCCGGTGTCGCTCACCGTGACGATGAAGGTCGACCTGGGCCCCACACGCGAGCGGCAGTCGCTGCTCCAGAACCTGAACTACGGGCGCGTCGAGCGGGGGACGCGGCTGAGCGACGCGAGCTTCCGCGACATGGGACGGGGCAGCCTGCCGAACCCGATGTCGCAGGTGCTCCGCCAGCAGGACTCGCTCGCGCTCACGTCGGTGCAGGCGGACAGCATCGCGTCGATGAACCGGCGCTACACGTACCGCACCGACTCGCTGTGGACGCCGGTGGCGCGGTGGCTCGCCGCGCTTCCGGAGCACTACCGCAGCGACGAGGCGTACGACCGCTACCTCGCGGCGCGCCGCGCGCAGATGGATCTGCTGTCGCAGTCGATGCGGCTGCTCCGCGATCTGCTGACGCCGGAGCAGCGGCGAAAGCTTCCCCAGTCGGTGACGAACTACCTCGACCCGCGCTACCTGAGGTTCATCCGCGACGGCAACGGGATGTACCTGAACGCCGGGTCGTCCGGCTACTTCGAGTTCAGCCGATGA
- a CDS encoding NUDIX hydrolase, with product MTFDALAHADVAALAASLAERPGADDVPRPGEPVPRRAAVALVLRVRHRVLELLFVKRAEYAGDPWSGHVAFPGGRREPEDATLWDTAVRETREETALDLARDGMLLGRLDELHPRSQALPAIVVTPFVAVAPPDVQLALSPELSQAFWVPLEQLRRDAHVTSIVRPRGVEMRVPSVLHDGHVIWGMTYRILEDFLGRL from the coding sequence GTGACGTTCGACGCCCTCGCGCACGCCGACGTCGCCGCGCTCGCCGCGTCGCTCGCCGAGCGACCCGGGGCGGACGACGTACCGCGCCCGGGCGAGCCCGTGCCGCGCCGCGCCGCCGTGGCGCTCGTGCTCCGCGTGAGGCACCGCGTGCTGGAGCTGCTGTTCGTGAAGCGCGCCGAGTACGCGGGCGACCCGTGGAGCGGCCACGTCGCGTTTCCCGGCGGGCGCCGCGAGCCCGAGGACGCGACGCTGTGGGACACCGCGGTGCGCGAGACGCGCGAGGAGACGGCGCTCGACCTGGCGCGCGACGGCATGCTGCTCGGCCGACTCGACGAGCTGCACCCGCGCTCGCAGGCGCTGCCGGCGATCGTCGTGACGCCGTTCGTCGCCGTCGCGCCGCCGGACGTGCAGCTCGCGCTGAGCCCCGAGCTGTCGCAGGCGTTCTGGGTGCCGCTCGAGCAGCTGCGGCGCGACGCGCACGTGACGTCGATCGTGCGGCCGCGCGGCGTGGAGATGCGCGTGCCCAGCGTTCTGCACGACGGGCACGTCATCTGGGGGATGACGTATCGGATCCTGGAGGACTTCCTCGGGCGGCTCTGA
- a CDS encoding rhodanese-like domain-containing protein — translation MKTAAELFAEAKARITQVTPQEVRDAVARGDDLALIDVREPNEWNLGHLPGAVLIPRGVLESAVDARVPRDKRVVLYCASGNRSALAAESLGQMGYTNVASMAGGFRGWAEMGGDVEG, via the coding sequence ATGAAGACCGCCGCCGAGCTCTTCGCCGAGGCGAAGGCGCGCATCACGCAGGTCACGCCGCAGGAGGTGCGCGACGCCGTGGCCCGCGGGGACGACCTCGCGCTCATCGACGTGCGCGAGCCGAACGAGTGGAACCTCGGGCACCTGCCCGGCGCGGTGCTCATCCCGCGCGGCGTGCTGGAGTCCGCGGTCGACGCGCGCGTGCCGCGCGACAAGCGCGTGGTGCTCTACTGCGCGAGCGGCAACCGCTCCGCGCTCGCCGCCGAATCGCTCGGCCAGATGGGATACACGAACGTCGCGTCGATGGCGGGCGGCTTCCGCGGGTGGGCCGAGATGGGGGGCGACGTCGAGGGGTGA
- a CDS encoding S66 peptidase family protein: MTHPDPIWPPALAPGARVALVAPAGPLGDPVELARAEANARAFGWEPVVAPNAMARAGYLAGDDAARLGDLNAALADDVDGVWCLRGGYGAMRLLDGVDWDALVRRPRALIGFSDITALHLAAAVRAPGLVSFHGPTARGTLTPFSHESLGRAVVARVDPCGAAPDAATVRGGRAEGRLAGGNLALLAALAGTPYAPRLADAIVVLEDVGEPMYRVDRMLRQLLLADALTGCRALVFGHCTDCADAAGGDGRHSLADLVGEAAELLGVPAVVGVPVGHITDQWTLPLGARAELDADARTLHVHGATAA, encoded by the coding sequence ATGACGCATCCCGACCCGATCTGGCCTCCCGCGCTCGCGCCGGGTGCGCGCGTCGCGCTCGTGGCGCCGGCCGGTCCGCTCGGCGACCCGGTCGAGCTCGCGCGCGCGGAGGCCAACGCGCGCGCGTTCGGGTGGGAGCCCGTCGTGGCGCCGAACGCGATGGCGCGCGCGGGCTACCTCGCCGGAGACGACGCCGCGCGGCTCGGCGACCTGAACGCGGCGCTCGCCGACGACGTCGACGGCGTGTGGTGCCTGCGCGGCGGCTACGGCGCGATGCGGCTGCTCGACGGCGTCGACTGGGACGCGCTGGTGCGTCGGCCGCGCGCGCTCATCGGCTTCTCCGACATCACGGCGCTGCATCTCGCCGCGGCCGTGCGCGCGCCGGGGCTCGTGTCCTTCCATGGCCCGACGGCGCGCGGCACGCTCACGCCGTTCTCGCACGAATCGCTCGGCCGCGCCGTCGTGGCGCGCGTCGACCCGTGCGGCGCCGCGCCCGACGCGGCGACGGTCCGCGGTGGCCGGGCCGAGGGGCGCCTCGCCGGCGGCAACCTCGCGCTGCTCGCCGCGCTCGCCGGCACGCCGTACGCGCCGCGCCTCGCCGACGCGATCGTCGTGCTGGAGGACGTCGGCGAGCCGATGTACCGCGTGGATCGCATGCTGCGCCAGCTCCTGCTCGCCGACGCGCTCACGGGATGCCGCGCGCTCGTCTTCGGGCACTGCACCGACTGCGCGGACGCCGCGGGCGGCGACGGGCGCCACTCGCTCGCCGACCTCGTGGGCGAGGCCGCGGAGCTGCTCGGCGTTCCGGCCGTCGTCGGCGTGCCCGTGGGCCACATCACCGACCAGTGGACGCTGCCGTTAGGCGCGCGCGCGGAGCTGGACGCCGACGCGCGCACGCTGCACGTGCACGGCGCGACCGCCGCCTAA
- a CDS encoding glycosyltransferase, with the protein MRAAGAAWPWLAAPALVWWRARGSRTLDEEPGTAGADAPLVSVIVPARNEAPNIARCVRSVLDTTYARLELVVVDDQSTDDTAALARAAIGGEPRGRVIATPPLPAGWFGKPWACTTGAEAARGEILLFADADTTHAPDLVTRAVHALRRRGGGLLSVVGRQELGTFWERLVQPQVLAVLLGRYGGTERVNRSRRVVDKIANGQCLLVDRATYDATGGHGAVRGAVAEDLRLAQHVFARGFPVHLVLGERQLATRMYTSLGELVRGWRKNVYAGGRDAMPLGRVGRAVFPLLLLLPPLMSLAPAVALLLIPMAGIPPDVARAAIVAQAASLAFWLGAYRRGGVPAAYALLAPVGAAVLLAIVVQAIARGRRVEWRGREYVSA; encoded by the coding sequence ATGCGCGCGGCGGGCGCGGCGTGGCCCTGGCTCGCCGCGCCCGCCCTCGTGTGGTGGCGCGCGCGCGGGTCGCGCACCCTCGACGAGGAGCCTGGCACCGCCGGCGCCGACGCGCCGCTCGTCTCGGTGATCGTCCCCGCGCGGAACGAGGCGCCTAACATCGCGCGGTGCGTGCGCTCCGTCCTCGACACGACGTACGCGCGCCTCGAGCTCGTCGTCGTCGACGACCAGTCCACGGACGACACGGCCGCTCTCGCGCGCGCGGCGATCGGCGGCGAGCCGCGTGGGCGCGTGATCGCGACGCCGCCGCTCCCCGCCGGCTGGTTCGGCAAGCCGTGGGCGTGCACGACCGGCGCCGAGGCGGCGCGCGGGGAGATCCTGCTGTTCGCCGACGCCGACACGACGCACGCCCCCGACCTCGTGACGCGCGCCGTGCATGCCCTGCGTCGGCGCGGCGGTGGCCTGCTCTCGGTCGTCGGCCGGCAGGAGCTCGGCACGTTCTGGGAGCGGCTCGTACAGCCCCAGGTGCTCGCCGTGCTGCTCGGCCGCTACGGCGGCACCGAGCGCGTGAACCGCTCGCGCCGCGTCGTCGACAAGATCGCGAACGGGCAGTGCCTGCTCGTCGACCGCGCGACGTACGACGCGACCGGGGGCCACGGCGCGGTGCGCGGCGCGGTGGCCGAGGACCTCCGGCTCGCGCAGCACGTGTTCGCGCGCGGCTTTCCGGTGCATCTCGTCCTCGGCGAGCGGCAGCTCGCGACGCGCATGTACACGTCGCTCGGGGAGCTCGTCCGCGGCTGGCGCAAGAACGTCTACGCCGGCGGCCGCGACGCGATGCCGCTCGGCCGCGTGGGGCGTGCCGTGTTCCCGCTCCTCCTCCTGCTGCCGCCGCTGATGAGCCTCGCGCCGGCGGTCGCGTTGCTCCTGATCCCCATGGCAGGGATCCCACCCGACGTCGCGCGCGCGGCGATCGTCGCACAGGCTGCCTCGCTCGCGTTCTGGCTTGGCGCCTACCGGCGTGGCGGCGTGCCCGCGGCGTACGCGCTGCTCGCGCCGGTGGGCGCCGCGGTGCTGCTCGCCATCGTCGTGCAGGCCATCGCGCGCGGGCGCCGCGTCGAGTGGCGGGGCCGCGAGTACGTGTCCGCGTAG
- a CDS encoding MarR family winged helix-turn-helix transcriptional regulator, with protein MTRAAAEPSTEVLDALRAVARELRVSGRTSEQRLGLHPAQLHALQQLAERPARSLAELAERTHTDPSSVSVVVQRLVERGLVVRTPAADDRRRTELSATTAGRSLVRRAPESTTRRVERALSSMGERDTAALARTLAALAKGLRTGDASDGRR; from the coding sequence ATGACGCGCGCCGCGGCGGAGCCGTCGACCGAGGTGCTCGACGCGCTCCGAGCCGTGGCGCGTGAGCTGCGCGTCTCGGGCCGCACCTCCGAGCAACGTCTCGGGTTGCATCCCGCGCAGCTGCACGCGCTGCAGCAGCTCGCGGAGCGCCCCGCGCGCTCGCTCGCCGAGCTGGCCGAGCGCACGCACACGGATCCGAGCTCCGTCTCGGTCGTCGTGCAGCGGCTCGTGGAGCGCGGGCTCGTGGTGCGCACTCCGGCGGCCGACGACCGGCGGCGCACGGAGCTGTCGGCGACCACGGCTGGCCGCTCGCTGGTGCGGCGTGCCCCCGAGTCCACGACGCGACGCGTGGAGCGCGCCCTCTCGTCGATGGGGGAGCGCGACACGGCGGCGCTGGCGCGCACGCTCGCGGCGCTCGCCAAGGGACTGCGCACGGGCGACGCGTCCGACGGCCGCCGTTAG
- a CDS encoding Eco57I restriction-modification methylase domain-containing protein produces MRLADAARLLAAAHDAGALVALVQALGFADAPIAVGRDAAASLARYGVRGARVLEGRGPPRALLGEATDARPVRETLAAVARHLAAVAPAQRWLVALAREDGSEVALAVCRVERSERVPRIAALVADPRRVLTSDAETLCALATGAPDRWHELLGREALSRRFYRQLETAVRALADTASGLDDGAARAEIALLYVSRLLFLAFVEAKGWLDGDHGFLRRTYDACRATGGRYHERVLRPLFFGTLNTPPRRRAGAARAFGRIPFLNGGLFAPTPTERRHRALRLDDDALGTVVVGLLGRHRFTAREESGAYSEAAVDPEMLGRAFESLMGADARRATGAFYTPQPLVEHVTAEALGAALGRDDPAVDRLLAGGRLEGAAADAVRDRIAALRVLDPACGSGAFLVHAMERLADLVGRCGDARPTAVRRRDVLARSVFGVDVNPTAVWLCELRLWLSVVVESDEPDPMCVAPLPNLDRHVRLGDSLAAPSWARGWGGDPWARVERATRRGERSTAQSLRARYVRASGRRKVTLGAALERVEREAAVDALDRVLGARRAERGALLVAARGRDLFGARRGSDAAERRRLDALRAECRELAARRRAVARGGALPFGFAWHFPDLAASRGCGVVLGNPPWVRPHALGAGERRALRAAYDTCRDAAWSPGASAAGAGRGFGGQADLAAPFLERSLALVRPGGIVALLVPAKLWRALAGGGVRRLLAREARVRVVEDWSDAPAAFDAAVYPSLVVAERAWSVERGAKSEQSRSTLHAPRSTLTVRVHDASSAREWPVDATRLPLDDTPGSPWLLVPPAVRDAIARLRAAGVPLGEAGLGRVRLGVKCGCNDAFLVRVVDEDGDVAHVDGVWPDGRARHGVVERALLRPAARGETLHDAADAARERLLWPHDATGRPLGALPPHAARWLAPWRAALAARSDARSGRGPWWALFRTAAAVGAMPRVVWADVARTLRPRLLRAGDPTVPLNSCYVLQCTPTDAAPLTTLLGSPVAAGWCAALAEPARGGYRRHLAWTVALLPVPRDWTAARRLLARDGSMAAVAAAYGLAAETLAPLAVHPD; encoded by the coding sequence GTGCGACTCGCCGACGCCGCCCGCCTGCTCGCCGCCGCCCACGACGCGGGTGCGCTCGTCGCGCTCGTGCAGGCGCTCGGCTTCGCGGACGCGCCGATCGCCGTGGGGCGGGACGCCGCCGCGTCGCTCGCGCGGTACGGCGTGCGCGGCGCGCGCGTGCTCGAAGGCCGCGGTCCGCCGCGCGCGCTGCTCGGCGAGGCGACCGACGCGCGGCCGGTGCGCGAGACGCTCGCCGCCGTCGCGCGCCACCTCGCGGCCGTGGCGCCGGCGCAGCGATGGCTCGTCGCGCTCGCGCGCGAGGACGGGAGCGAAGTGGCGCTCGCCGTCTGCCGCGTCGAGCGCTCCGAGCGCGTACCGCGCATCGCGGCGCTCGTCGCCGACCCGCGTCGCGTGCTCACGAGCGACGCCGAGACGTTGTGCGCGCTCGCCACTGGTGCACCGGACAGGTGGCACGAGCTGCTCGGACGCGAGGCGCTGTCGCGGCGCTTCTATCGGCAGCTCGAGACCGCGGTGCGCGCGCTCGCCGACACCGCGTCGGGCCTCGACGACGGAGCGGCGCGTGCGGAGATCGCGCTGCTGTACGTGTCGCGCCTGCTCTTCCTCGCGTTCGTCGAGGCGAAGGGATGGCTCGACGGTGATCACGGCTTCCTGCGGCGCACGTACGACGCGTGCCGCGCGACGGGAGGGCGCTACCACGAGCGCGTCCTGCGGCCGCTGTTCTTCGGCACGCTGAACACACCGCCGCGCCGGCGCGCCGGCGCGGCACGAGCGTTCGGCCGCATCCCGTTCCTGAACGGCGGCCTGTTCGCGCCCACGCCGACGGAGCGTCGCCATCGCGCGCTGCGCCTCGACGACGACGCGTTGGGCACCGTGGTCGTGGGCCTGCTCGGCCGCCACCGCTTCACGGCACGCGAGGAGAGCGGCGCGTACTCCGAGGCCGCGGTCGATCCGGAGATGCTCGGCCGCGCGTTCGAGTCGCTCATGGGCGCGGACGCGCGCCGCGCGACGGGCGCGTTCTACACGCCGCAGCCGCTCGTCGAGCACGTGACGGCCGAAGCGTTAGGCGCTGCGCTCGGCCGCGACGACCCGGCCGTCGATCGGCTGCTCGCCGGCGGACGGCTCGAGGGCGCGGCGGCGGACGCGGTGCGCGATCGGATCGCGGCGCTGCGCGTGCTCGACCCGGCGTGCGGAAGTGGCGCGTTCCTCGTCCATGCGATGGAGCGTCTCGCCGATCTCGTGGGGCGATGCGGCGACGCGCGTCCCACGGCGGTGCGCCGCCGCGACGTGCTCGCGCGCTCCGTGTTCGGCGTCGACGTGAACCCGACCGCGGTGTGGCTGTGCGAGCTGCGGCTGTGGCTCTCGGTCGTCGTGGAGAGCGACGAGCCGGACCCGATGTGCGTCGCGCCGCTGCCGAACCTCGATCGTCACGTGCGCCTCGGCGACTCGCTCGCCGCGCCGTCGTGGGCGCGCGGATGGGGCGGCGACCCGTGGGCGCGCGTGGAGCGCGCGACCCGGCGCGGCGAGCGGAGCACCGCGCAGTCGCTCCGCGCGCGCTACGTGCGCGCGTCGGGGCGCCGCAAGGTCACGTTGGGCGCGGCGCTCGAGCGCGTCGAGCGCGAGGCCGCCGTCGACGCGCTCGATCGCGTGCTCGGCGCGCGCCGCGCCGAGCGAGGCGCGCTGCTCGTCGCCGCGCGTGGACGCGACCTGTTCGGCGCGCGCCGCGGCAGCGACGCCGCCGAGCGGCGACGGCTCGACGCGCTGCGCGCCGAGTGCCGCGAGCTCGCGGCTCGCCGGCGCGCGGTCGCCCGCGGCGGTGCGCTGCCGTTCGGCTTCGCGTGGCACTTCCCCGACCTCGCTGCGTCGCGCGGCTGCGGCGTCGTGCTCGGGAATCCGCCATGGGTGCGGCCGCACGCGTTAGGCGCCGGCGAGCGGCGCGCGCTCCGCGCCGCGTACGACACGTGCCGCGACGCCGCATGGTCGCCCGGCGCGTCCGCCGCCGGCGCCGGGCGCGGGTTCGGCGGCCAGGCCGACCTCGCGGCGCCGTTCCTCGAGCGCTCGCTCGCCCTCGTGCGCCCCGGAGGCATCGTCGCGCTGCTCGTGCCCGCGAAGCTCTGGCGCGCGCTCGCCGGCGGCGGCGTGCGGCGCCTGCTCGCGCGCGAGGCGCGCGTGCGCGTCGTCGAGGACTGGTCCGACGCGCCGGCCGCGTTCGACGCGGCGGTGTATCCGTCCCTCGTGGTGGCCGAGCGAGCGTGGAGCGTGGAGCGTGGAGCGAAGAGTGAACAGAGCCGCTCCACGCTCCACGCGCCACGCTCCACGCTCACCGTCCGCGTGCACGACGCGTCCAGCGCGCGCGAGTGGCCTGTCGACGCGACAAGGCTGCCGCTCGACGACACGCCCGGCAGTCCGTGGCTGCTCGTGCCGCCCGCCGTGCGCGACGCGATCGCGCGGCTGCGCGCGGCCGGCGTGCCGTTGGGCGAGGCGGGACTGGGACGCGTGCGGCTCGGCGTGAAGTGCGGGTGCAACGACGCGTTTCTCGTGCGCGTGGTCGACGAGGACGGCGACGTCGCGCACGTCGACGGGGTGTGGCCGGACGGGCGGGCGCGCCACGGCGTCGTGGAGCGTGCCCTGCTCCGACCCGCCGCGCGCGGCGAGACGCTCCACGACGCGGCGGACGCCGCGCGCGAGCGGCTGCTCTGGCCCCACGATGCGACCGGCCGGCCGCTCGGCGCGCTGCCGCCGCACGCGGCCCGTTGGCTCGCGCCGTGGCGGGCCGCGCTCGCCGCGCGAAGCGACGCGCGGTCCGGCCGCGGGCCGTGGTGGGCGCTGTTCCGCACCGCCGCGGCCGTCGGCGCCATGCCGCGCGTGGTGTGGGCGGACGTGGCGCGCACGCTCCGGCCGCGCCTGCTGCGGGCCGGCGATCCCACCGTGCCGCTCAACTCCTGCTACGTGCTGCAGTGCACCCCGACCGACGCGGCGCCACTTACCACGCTCCTGGGGTCGCCCGTCGCCGCCGGGTGGTGCGCCGCTTTGGCCGAGCCCGCGAGAGGCGGGTACAGACGACACCTCGCGTGGACCGTGGCGCTGCTCCCTGTGCCGCGGGACTGGACCGCCGCCCGCCGGCTGCTCGCCCGCGACGGGTCGATGGCGGCGGTCGCGGCGGCGTACGGCCTGGCGGCCGAGACGCTCGCGCCGCTCGCCGTGCATCCCGACTGA